A genomic region of Pseudochaenichthys georgianus chromosome 12, fPseGeo1.2, whole genome shotgun sequence contains the following coding sequences:
- the drg1 gene encoding developmentally-regulated GTP-binding protein 1 has protein sequence MSILIKIAEIEAEMARTQRNKATAHHLGLLKAKIAKLRRELITPKGGGGGAAGEGFDVAKTGDARIGFVGFPSVGKSTLLSNLAGVYSEVAAYEFTTLTTVPGVIRYKGAKIQLLDLPGIIEGAKDGKGRGRQVIAVARTCNLILIVLDVLKPLGHKKLIEKELEGFGIRLNKQPPNIGYKRKDKGGINFTSTCVQTELDQDTVKSILAEYKIFNADITLRSDSTADDLIDVVEGNRVYVPCIYVLNKIDQISIEELDIIYKVPHCVPISAHSRWNFDDLLEKMWDYLKLVRIYTKPKGQLPDYTSPVVLPDEHTTVEDFCLKIHKSLMKELKYALVWGASVKHNPQKVGREHVMIDEDVIQLVKK, from the exons ATGAGTATACTGATCAAAATAGCGGAGATCGAAGCCGAG ATGGCCAGGACGCAGAGGAACAAGGCCACAGCTCACCACTTGGGTCTGCTCAAAGCAAAGATTGCCAAACTGAGGAGGGAGCTCATCACCCCAAAAGGAGGCGGAGGTGGTGCAGCAGGAGAAG gctttgatGTTGCAAAGACCGGTGATGCCCGTATTGGCTTCGTTGGTTTTCCCTCAGTGGGGAAGTCAACCCTTCTAAGTAACCTGGCAGGTGTGTACTCTGAGGTCGCTGCCTACGAGTTTACCACTCTTACCACGGTACCTGGAGTCATTCGCTACAAAGGAGCCAAAATTCAG CTCTTGGATCTCCCAGGAATCATTGAGGGGGCCAAGGATGGCAAGGGTAGAGGCCGACAGGTCATTGCAG TGGCTCGAACTTGCAACCTAATCCTGATAGTGCTCGATGTATTGAAGCCTCTTGGTCATAAGAAGCTAATAGAAAAAGAGCTGGAGGGCTTTGGCATCCGACTTAACAAGCAACCACCCAACATTGGCTACAAGAGGAAGGACAAAGGAGGCATCAACTTCACCTCTACA TGTGTCCAAACGGAGCTGGATCAAGATACTGTTAAGAGTATCCTGGCAGAGTACAAGATCTTCAACGCCGACATCACTCTGCGCAGCGACTCCACAGCTGATGACCTCATTGATGTGGTGGAGGGAAATCG GGTCTACGTCCCATGCATTTATGTGCTCAACAAAATCGATCAGATCTCCATCGAGGAGCTGGACATCATCTACAAGGTGCCTCACTGCGTGCCCATCTCTGCTCACAGCCGCTGGAACTTCGATGACTTGCTGGAGAAGATGTGGGACTACCTAAAGCTTGTTCGCAT CTACACGAAGCCCAAAGGTCAGCTTCCTGATTACACGTCTCCTGTCGTGCTCCCTGATGAACACACTACTGTCGAGGACTTCTGCTTGAAGATTCACAAAAGCCTCATGAAGGAACTTAAGTA tgCCCTTGTGTGGGGAGCATCGGTGAAACACAACCCTCAAAAGGTGGGCCGAGAGCACGTGATGATCGATGAAGACGTTATTCAGCTGGTGAAAAAGTAA